A part of Pectinatus sottacetonis genomic DNA contains:
- the ligA gene encoding NAD-dependent DNA ligase LigA produces the protein MSDIKKQINALRRKINYHNNLYYNDDSPEISDYEYDQLMLQLKKLEGENPELVTSDSPTQRVGGNAKRKAGILVKHDVPMLSLQDVFSRSEVENFIDSLQQELDSCKFVVEEKIDGLSLALRYYDGQLKMAITRGDGIVEGEDVTINALNLQGIKKNLIDKLPYLEVRGEVYMTRQAFETVNKKQLSLGKKLFANPRNCAAGTLRQLDSSIIKERQLAIFIFNLQKAEGKQFVNHDETFRYFKEQGLSIIHGYTVCKTKEEVWNAIEQIARRRGNLPYDIDGAVIKVNNLKQREQLGATSKVPRWAIAYKYPPEEKDTKLIAINLSVGRTGRITPTAVFEPVQLCGTTVERATLHNQDFIDSLDIRVGDIIRVYKSGEIIPKIRCVLKKRRTKELPVFKIGNRCPVCGALAVRDENTADVRCTNINCPAQLEGRLINFVGRNAMDIKGFGEKYIKRLITEKYINNISDIYYLKEHRSDLIDKGIVGKEKNTDKLLQKIEDSKKNSPWRLLAGLGIPNVGKAAAQALIRYFHGIRALSNASVAEILEVNDIGTISAGLIFSFFQEEKNRIVLEKLQNAGVNMEETNESVQSGSLVGKTFVLTGTLSSFSRAQAAAMIEAAGGKITGSVSKKTDYLIAGENAGSKLIKAQKLNIKILDETKLKLLLQS, from the coding sequence GTGTCTGATATAAAAAAGCAAATCAACGCTTTGCGACGGAAAATAAATTATCATAATAATTTATATTATAATGATGATTCCCCGGAAATCTCTGATTATGAGTATGATCAACTTATGCTGCAGCTAAAGAAATTAGAAGGAGAAAATCCTGAACTTGTAACAAGTGATTCTCCTACCCAGAGAGTTGGCGGAAATGCTAAACGAAAAGCGGGCATTTTAGTAAAACATGACGTACCTATGTTAAGTTTGCAGGATGTATTTTCTCGTAGTGAAGTAGAAAATTTTATTGATTCACTACAGCAGGAACTAGACAGCTGTAAATTTGTTGTGGAAGAAAAAATAGATGGGTTATCATTAGCCTTACGGTATTATGATGGGCAGCTAAAAATGGCTATAACCCGGGGTGATGGAATCGTTGAGGGTGAAGATGTAACGATAAACGCATTAAATTTACAGGGAATAAAGAAGAATCTTATTGATAAACTGCCTTATTTAGAAGTCCGTGGTGAAGTTTATATGACACGCCAAGCTTTTGAGACTGTGAATAAAAAACAGTTATCATTAGGAAAAAAATTATTCGCTAATCCGCGTAATTGTGCCGCTGGAACACTCAGACAGCTTGACAGCAGTATAATAAAGGAGCGTCAGCTGGCTATTTTTATATTTAATCTGCAAAAGGCAGAGGGAAAGCAATTTGTAAATCATGATGAAACATTCCGTTATTTCAAAGAACAGGGATTAAGCATTATTCATGGATATACAGTTTGCAAAACAAAAGAAGAAGTATGGAACGCCATAGAGCAAATTGCCCGGCGAAGAGGTAATTTGCCTTATGATATAGATGGAGCTGTTATAAAGGTTAACAACCTTAAGCAGCGTGAACAACTTGGTGCTACTTCTAAAGTACCACGCTGGGCTATTGCTTATAAATATCCACCAGAAGAAAAGGATACAAAACTTATAGCTATAAATTTATCCGTAGGAAGGACAGGCCGCATTACTCCTACAGCTGTATTTGAACCTGTACAGCTATGTGGCACAACAGTAGAAAGGGCTACACTGCATAATCAGGACTTTATAGATTCTCTCGATATTCGTGTAGGAGATATTATCAGAGTATATAAATCAGGTGAAATCATACCTAAAATACGCTGTGTATTAAAAAAACGAAGAACAAAGGAACTGCCTGTTTTCAAAATAGGCAACCGTTGTCCTGTATGCGGGGCTTTGGCAGTACGTGATGAAAATACGGCTGATGTGCGGTGTACTAATATTAACTGTCCTGCCCAGTTAGAAGGCCGGTTAATAAATTTTGTGGGACGCAATGCTATGGATATAAAGGGATTTGGCGAAAAATATATAAAAAGGCTGATTACGGAAAAATATATAAATAATATTTCTGACATATATTATTTAAAAGAGCATCGCAGTGATCTTATAGATAAGGGAATAGTTGGCAAGGAGAAAAATACCGATAAACTTTTGCAGAAAATTGAGGATTCGAAAAAAAATAGTCCCTGGAGATTATTGGCAGGATTGGGAATTCCTAATGTAGGAAAAGCAGCAGCACAGGCGCTTATAAGATATTTTCATGGGATAAGGGCTCTTAGTAACGCTTCAGTTGCGGAAATTTTGGAAGTAAATGATATTGGTACAATAAGTGCGGGACTCATCTTCAGCTTTTTTCAAGAGGAAAAAAATCGTATTGTTTTGGAAAAATTACAAAATGCCGGCGTGAACATGGAAGAAACTAATGAATCAGTTCAATCTGGCAGTTTAGTTGGAAAAACATTTGTATTAACTGGTACATTGTCTTCTTTTAGTAGAGCACAAGCAGCTGCGATGATAGAAGCTGCCGGTGGAAAAATAACTGGAAGTGTCTCGAAAAAAACAGATTATTTAATTGCCGGTGAAAATGCAGGCAGCAAATTGATAAAAGCGCAGAAATTAAATATAAAAATTTTAGATGAAACTAAATTGAAGTTGTTGCTTCAATCTTAA
- the topA gene encoding type I DNA topoisomerase, with protein sequence MEPKVEDISKKKIKVKRKKKTTRTIKKTLVIVESPAKAKTIEKYLGKRKYEVLASMGHLRDLPKSQFGIDVENNFTPKYINIRGKGDLIKALKKEAKKADKIYLASDPDREGEAIAWHLAYLLDVDDHEKCRIVFNEITKPAINEAVKVPRKINLNLVDAQQARRMLDRIVGYKLSPLLWRKVKKGLSAGRVQSVAVKIICDREREIKAFIPEEYWTIDLKFKKTDTTVDKQESFTAALSLIDDKKATIKVEKDAVKIEKELEKETFIIDEVKKSERRRKAPAPFTTSSLQQDAARKLGFTSRRTMMIAQQLYEGINIGKKGPVGLITYMRTDSTRVSELAQNDARKYILDNFDKKYIPEKPPIYTAKKDAQDAHEAVRPTDVFLLPAIVEDFLSKEQLKLYRLIWQRFLASQMVPAVYNTMSIVIKGGKYKARAVGSVLKFSGFTAIYEDNDKKKDKDIILPEVSIGDNVVLKKILPEQHFTEPPPRYNDASIVKTLEEKGIGRPSTYAPIIETILARGYVVRREKKFEPTELGFIVLDMLEQYFKNIVDAKFTADLENSLDKIAEGLMDKNNLLAEFYTPFEKTLEKAETEIGHIEIPEEVSDVRCEKCGRLMVVKQGRFSKFLACPGFPECRNTKPILKDTGAKCPKCGGRIVERKTKRGRTFYGCENYPNCDFVSWDMPVADKVCEKCGANLFQHRYKNGKVIFYCGNENCETRKDHPINEELNKVKVKTANKKDKTK encoded by the coding sequence GTGGAACCAAAAGTAGAAGACATATCTAAGAAAAAAATAAAAGTCAAACGCAAGAAAAAAACTACAAGAACAATAAAGAAAACATTAGTTATAGTTGAATCACCAGCTAAAGCTAAAACTATAGAAAAATATCTAGGTAAACGCAAGTATGAAGTACTTGCTTCAATGGGGCACTTGAGAGACTTACCTAAAAGTCAGTTCGGCATTGATGTAGAAAATAACTTTACACCCAAATATATAAATATCCGCGGCAAAGGAGACTTAATCAAAGCTTTAAAAAAGGAAGCTAAAAAGGCTGATAAAATTTATCTGGCATCTGATCCTGATCGCGAAGGAGAAGCTATAGCATGGCATTTAGCTTATTTATTGGACGTTGATGATCACGAAAAATGTCGTATAGTATTTAATGAAATAACAAAACCAGCTATAAATGAAGCGGTTAAAGTTCCAAGGAAAATAAATCTTAATCTGGTTGATGCACAACAAGCACGGCGAATGCTTGATAGAATTGTCGGTTATAAACTAAGTCCTTTACTTTGGCGAAAAGTAAAAAAAGGACTTAGTGCCGGGCGGGTACAGTCTGTTGCTGTAAAAATAATATGTGACCGTGAAAGAGAAATAAAAGCATTTATACCAGAAGAATACTGGACTATAGATCTAAAATTCAAGAAAACTGATACAACAGTTGATAAACAAGAATCTTTTACTGCTGCCCTTAGTCTAATCGATGATAAAAAAGCAACTATAAAAGTGGAAAAAGATGCTGTAAAAATTGAAAAAGAATTAGAAAAAGAAACTTTTATAATTGATGAAGTAAAGAAAAGTGAAAGACGACGTAAAGCACCGGCACCATTTACGACCAGCTCTTTGCAACAGGATGCTGCCAGAAAATTAGGTTTTACATCAAGACGTACAATGATGATAGCACAGCAACTCTATGAAGGAATAAATATTGGGAAAAAAGGCCCGGTAGGTTTAATAACATACATGCGTACAGACTCAACACGTGTATCTGAACTAGCACAAAACGATGCTAGAAAATATATACTGGATAATTTCGATAAAAAGTATATCCCGGAAAAGCCGCCAATATACACTGCCAAAAAAGATGCTCAGGATGCTCATGAAGCGGTTCGTCCTACTGATGTATTCCTTTTACCAGCAATTGTTGAAGATTTTCTTTCAAAAGAGCAGCTGAAATTATATCGTCTTATATGGCAACGCTTTTTGGCTAGTCAAATGGTTCCAGCCGTTTATAATACAATGAGTATAGTGATAAAAGGCGGTAAATATAAGGCCCGGGCAGTTGGCTCTGTATTGAAATTTTCTGGATTCACTGCCATCTACGAAGATAATGATAAAAAAAAGGATAAGGATATTATTTTGCCTGAAGTATCCATAGGTGATAATGTTGTTTTAAAAAAGATACTGCCTGAACAGCACTTTACGGAACCACCACCACGCTATAATGATGCTTCAATAGTAAAAACACTTGAAGAAAAAGGTATAGGCCGTCCTAGTACATATGCGCCGATAATAGAAACTATCTTAGCACGTGGTTATGTTGTAAGACGCGAAAAGAAATTTGAACCTACGGAATTAGGCTTTATTGTACTTGATATGTTGGAACAATATTTTAAGAACATTGTAGATGCTAAATTTACTGCTGATTTAGAAAATAGTCTTGATAAAATAGCCGAAGGATTAATGGATAAAAACAACTTGCTTGCTGAATTTTATACACCTTTTGAAAAAACATTAGAAAAAGCGGAAACAGAAATAGGGCATATTGAAATACCAGAAGAAGTGTCAGATGTTAGATGTGAAAAATGTGGCCGTTTAATGGTTGTTAAGCAAGGTCGTTTTAGCAAATTTCTTGCTTGTCCGGGTTTTCCGGAATGTCGCAATACTAAGCCTATTCTAAAGGATACTGGCGCAAAATGTCCAAAATGTGGTGGCAGAATAGTAGAACGGAAAACCAAGCGCGGCAGGACTTTTTACGGCTGCGAAAATTATCCAAACTGTGATTTTGTAAGCTGGGATATGCCTGTAGCCGATAAAGTATGCGAAAAATGTGGGGCTAATTTATTCCAGCATCGCTATAAAAATGGTAAAGTTATTTTTTATTGTGGCAACGAAAACTGTGAAACAAGGAAAGACCATCCTATAAATGAAGAATTAAATAAAGTAAAAGTAAAAACAGCAAATAAAAAAGATAAAACTAAGTAA
- the pcrA gene encoding DNA helicase PcrA translates to MGIFDGLNPVQKKAVEHVDGPLLIMAGAGSGKTKVLTCKIAYFLEKGISPYNILAITFTNKAAAEMRDRADKMIGDNARNVWLSTFHSFCARMLRREIEHTNIYKKNFTIYDTADSQTLIKNCLKELNLDEKQYSPYNIQAAISNAKNMMLAPKDFTVQAGDFFEQKTAEIYTMYQKHLVENNALDFDDLLRISVELLENSREVREKYQERFHYVLVDEYQDTNGAQYRLTKILSAKYRNICVVGDADQSIYGWRGADIRNIMDFEKDYPEAKVIKLEQNYRSTKNILEAANAVIQNNLNRKPKNLWTENPQGDKISLYEAFNERDEARYIADNVLKQNTLFNISYNDIAVLYRTNAQSRSLEEGLMRAGIPYTMVGGLKFYDRKEIKDIMAYLKVIFNPEDTVSLMRIINVPKRGLGNTTLNKIIEFAQANNMGIFDAISSNDIVPGLTTKARNALAAFSQFIFKMIASVTELPVNEFIQQVMDESGYMIELQAEQKIENETRIENLKELLSVAKDFEKENAETPTLENFLNSVSLVADIDNADFDEDKVTLMTFHSAKGLEFPIVFMAGMEEGLFPHSRTLMDEEEIEEERRTCYVGITRAQRKLYLTNAKSRTIYGRTVMYPPSRFLQEIPAQYVEKKQSQIMANVGGFVNVKKEQIKNNKNYLRTPPAAKTNLKGKTGPVVRPDMNLKWKAGDKAQHSKWGIGTIVAVSGSGEETQLTIAFPDLGIKKLMQKYAPIKKV, encoded by the coding sequence TTGGGTATATTTGATGGATTAAATCCAGTACAGAAAAAAGCTGTTGAACATGTTGACGGGCCATTGCTGATAATGGCTGGAGCGGGGTCGGGTAAGACAAAGGTTCTTACATGCAAAATAGCATACTTTTTGGAAAAAGGCATATCTCCATATAATATTTTAGCAATAACCTTCACTAATAAAGCTGCTGCTGAAATGCGTGATCGTGCTGACAAAATGATCGGTGATAATGCCAGAAATGTTTGGCTCAGCACATTTCATTCTTTCTGTGCCCGTATGCTGAGAAGGGAAATAGAACATACTAATATATATAAAAAAAATTTTACTATCTATGATACAGCAGATTCACAGACCTTGATAAAAAATTGTCTGAAAGAATTGAATCTCGATGAAAAACAATACAGTCCCTATAATATTCAGGCAGCAATATCCAATGCGAAAAATATGATGCTTGCGCCAAAGGATTTTACTGTGCAGGCAGGAGACTTTTTTGAACAAAAAACCGCCGAAATATATACTATGTATCAAAAACATTTAGTAGAAAATAATGCTCTTGACTTTGATGATTTGCTAAGAATCTCTGTTGAATTACTAGAAAACAGTAGGGAAGTACGGGAAAAATATCAGGAAAGGTTCCATTATGTTTTAGTTGATGAATATCAGGATACCAATGGGGCACAATATAGATTGACAAAAATTTTATCGGCAAAATATCGCAATATATGTGTGGTAGGGGATGCCGACCAATCTATATATGGGTGGCGTGGTGCTGATATAAGAAATATAATGGATTTTGAAAAAGATTATCCTGAAGCCAAGGTAATAAAACTGGAACAGAATTATCGATCAACGAAAAATATTTTGGAAGCGGCCAATGCTGTTATACAAAATAACCTGAATCGCAAGCCTAAAAACTTGTGGACTGAAAATCCTCAGGGAGATAAGATTTCTTTGTATGAAGCGTTTAATGAACGGGATGAGGCTCGTTATATCGCGGATAATGTGCTAAAGCAAAATACACTGTTCAATATTTCTTATAATGATATTGCAGTATTATATCGAACAAATGCACAGTCACGTTCATTGGAAGAAGGGCTTATGCGCGCGGGAATTCCATATACTATGGTAGGCGGGCTGAAGTTCTATGATCGAAAAGAAATAAAAGATATAATGGCTTATTTAAAAGTCATATTTAATCCTGAAGATACAGTAAGCCTTATGAGAATTATAAATGTTCCCAAGAGAGGTTTAGGAAATACTACTTTAAATAAAATAATTGAATTTGCCCAAGCAAATAATATGGGAATTTTTGATGCTATTTCCAGTAATGACATAGTACCGGGATTGACTACTAAAGCTAGAAATGCTCTAGCGGCATTTTCACAATTTATTTTTAAAATGATTGCATCTGTGACGGAATTGCCGGTCAATGAGTTTATCCAGCAGGTAATGGATGAATCAGGTTACATGATTGAACTTCAGGCTGAACAAAAAATCGAAAATGAAACGCGGATCGAAAATTTAAAAGAGTTATTAAGTGTAGCCAAAGATTTTGAAAAGGAAAACGCTGAAACACCTACATTGGAAAATTTTCTGAATTCTGTTTCGCTTGTTGCAGATATTGATAATGCTGATTTTGATGAGGACAAGGTTACTCTCATGACATTTCATTCAGCAAAGGGATTGGAATTTCCAATAGTATTTATGGCCGGAATGGAAGAAGGTTTATTTCCCCATTCACGGACACTGATGGATGAAGAAGAAATAGAAGAAGAACGACGTACCTGTTATGTTGGAATAACAAGGGCACAGCGGAAACTTTATTTGACTAATGCTAAAAGCAGAACCATATACGGAAGAACCGTAATGTATCCTCCATCCAGATTTTTACAGGAAATCCCTGCGCAATATGTTGAAAAAAAGCAATCCCAGATTATGGCTAACGTTGGTGGTTTTGTTAATGTAAAAAAAGAACAAATAAAGAATAACAAAAATTATCTTCGGACACCACCCGCTGCTAAAACTAATTTAAAAGGGAAAACAGGTCCGGTTGTAAGGCCTGATATGAATTTAAAATGGAAAGCTGGCGATAAAGCACAACACAGTAAATGGGGAATAGGAACGATAGTTGCTGTAAGCGGCAGCGGAGAAGAAACTCAGCTTACAATAGCTTTTCCTGATTTAGGAATAAAAAAATTAATGCAGAAATATGCTCCAATAAAAAAAGTATAA
- the gatB gene encoding Asp-tRNA(Asn)/Glu-tRNA(Gln) amidotransferase subunit GatB, protein MTNYEAVIGLEIHSELKTNTKIFCGCATTFGAPQNTHVCPVCLGLPGVLPVINKRVVEFAIKAGIALNCKINNYSKFDRKNYYYPDLPKNFQTSQYDLPIAEYGYIDIETKGKTKRIRITRIHMEEDAGKLVHSGNTIKDSASSNVDYNRTGVPLIEIVSEPDMRTPEEARAYMEKVKSVLEYIDVSNCKMEEGNLRADVNVSLRPVGTEKLGTKAEMKNLNSFKMVENALDYEIERQKEILEDGGCIVQETRTWDDGKGITLSMRTKEQAQDYRYMPEPDLVPIITTDEEIAAYKKNLPELPDARRTRLINDFGLSAYDASIITTSRAMAEYFDEVTNKGADAKLAANWIMGDLAKELNAENKNISESPVSAKNLADMIILIQKGTISSKIAKKVFGEMWQTKKTPETIVKEKGLVQITDTVAIEKIVDEVLSQNPKPVDDYKKGNKKSIGFLVGQVMKKSKGKANPVVVNKLLKEKLD, encoded by the coding sequence ATGACAAATTATGAAGCAGTAATTGGCTTAGAAATACATAGTGAGCTAAAAACCAATACTAAAATTTTCTGTGGTTGTGCTACGACCTTTGGAGCCCCGCAAAACACGCACGTATGTCCTGTATGTCTGGGACTACCAGGAGTATTACCTGTTATAAACAAACGAGTAGTAGAATTTGCAATAAAAGCAGGAATTGCCCTTAATTGTAAAATAAATAATTACAGCAAATTTGACAGAAAAAATTATTATTATCCTGATTTACCTAAAAATTTCCAGACTTCTCAATATGATTTGCCAATTGCAGAATATGGTTATATCGACATTGAAACAAAAGGAAAAACAAAACGAATTCGCATAACAAGGATTCATATGGAAGAAGATGCCGGTAAGTTAGTTCATTCAGGAAACACCATAAAAGATTCGGCAAGTTCTAATGTTGATTATAATCGTACGGGTGTGCCATTAATTGAAATTGTTTCCGAACCAGACATGAGAACTCCCGAAGAGGCTCGTGCCTATATGGAAAAAGTAAAATCTGTATTAGAATATATAGATGTATCTAATTGTAAAATGGAAGAGGGCAATCTTCGTGCTGATGTCAATGTTTCCTTACGTCCTGTAGGAACAGAAAAATTAGGGACAAAAGCAGAAATGAAAAATTTAAATTCCTTTAAAATGGTGGAAAATGCTCTTGACTACGAAATTGAACGACAAAAAGAAATTCTTGAAGATGGTGGGTGTATCGTTCAGGAAACAAGGACATGGGATGATGGTAAGGGTATTACTTTATCGATGCGAACCAAGGAGCAGGCCCAGGATTATCGTTATATGCCAGAACCAGATTTAGTTCCTATAATTACAACAGATGAAGAAATTGCAGCTTATAAAAAGAATTTACCAGAATTGCCCGATGCCCGCCGTACTAGACTAATAAACGATTTTGGTTTATCAGCTTATGATGCTAGTATTATTACGACTTCACGGGCAATGGCTGAATATTTTGATGAAGTTACTAATAAAGGTGCTGATGCAAAATTAGCTGCAAACTGGATAATGGGTGATTTGGCGAAGGAGCTTAATGCTGAAAATAAGAATATAAGTGAATCACCTGTGTCAGCAAAAAATCTTGCTGACATGATAATACTTATTCAAAAAGGAACAATTTCTTCTAAGATTGCCAAAAAAGTTTTTGGTGAAATGTGGCAGACAAAAAAAACACCTGAAACTATTGTAAAAGAAAAAGGATTAGTTCAAATAACTGATACAGTTGCCATTGAAAAAATTGTAGATGAAGTTTTATCACAAAATCCTAAACCGGTTGATGATTATAAAAAGGGAAATAAAAAATCTATTGGGTTTTTAGTAGGCCAGGTTATGAAAAAAAGTAAAGGAAAAGCAAATCCTGTTGTTGTCAATAAATTATTAAAAGAGAAATTAGATTAA
- the dprA gene encoding DNA-processing protein DprA: MEKFFLAALQMVSGLGSANIKHLLDYFGSAENTWKASENEILESKCLSVNLCKNLLRHRKFFDLHKNIAEWDKKSIKLISIFEPLYPKLLKNIYNPPTVLFIRGNLCANKKYIAIVGARKFSVYGKSIAEKIAADLAERNFIIVSGAAHGIDTCAHRGALLKGMTVAVLGCGIDVAYPRENRKLLDEIAERGAVVSEYAPQTQPLAAFFPARNRIISGLALGTVVIEAAKRSGSLITAEMALSEGRDVFAVPGSIYSDQSVGCNHLIQQGAKLVTCAKDIYEEYEINFIEKSGCSNQKTTIKMSSEEKKIYDILSFDQPVGIDEMICRLRSDVSNISFLLLQMKLRGIIEETAVGTYVRSVKERI, from the coding sequence ATGGAAAAATTTTTTTTGGCTGCATTGCAAATGGTGTCAGGTTTAGGCAGTGCTAATATAAAACATCTGCTTGATTATTTTGGCAGTGCTGAAAATACATGGAAAGCTTCTGAAAATGAAATATTAGAAAGTAAATGTTTATCAGTAAATTTATGTAAGAATTTATTAAGACACCGTAAATTTTTTGACTTACATAAAAATATTGCTGAATGGGACAAAAAAAGTATAAAATTAATTTCTATTTTTGAACCACTTTATCCCAAACTGCTAAAAAATATTTATAATCCACCAACTGTTTTATTTATTCGTGGAAATCTATGCGCAAATAAAAAATATATTGCTATTGTAGGTGCAAGAAAATTTTCTGTTTATGGCAAAAGTATTGCAGAAAAAATAGCAGCCGATTTAGCTGAAAGAAATTTTATTATTGTGAGCGGAGCTGCACATGGAATTGATACCTGTGCACATCGCGGGGCATTATTAAAGGGAATGACCGTTGCTGTACTTGGCTGTGGCATAGATGTTGCTTATCCTCGCGAAAACAGAAAATTACTTGATGAAATAGCCGAGCGGGGAGCAGTCGTTTCTGAATATGCACCTCAAACACAACCATTGGCCGCTTTTTTCCCCGCTCGTAATAGGATTATAAGTGGATTAGCACTTGGTACCGTTGTCATAGAGGCAGCTAAACGCAGTGGTTCGTTGATTACAGCTGAAATGGCTTTAAGTGAGGGACGGGATGTTTTTGCTGTTCCTGGAAGTATTTATTCTGATCAAAGTGTAGGTTGTAACCATCTTATACAGCAAGGAGCAAAGTTAGTAACCTGTGCCAAAGATATATATGAAGAATATGAAATTAATTTTATTGAAAAGTCAGGTTGCAGTAATCAAAAAACCACTATAAAAATGTCATCTGAGGAAAAGAAAATATATGATATATTATCCTTTGACCAACCTGTTGGTATAGATGAAATGATCTGCAGACTACGATCCGATGTTTCCAATATAAGTTTTTTGTTATTACAAATGAAATTACGTGGAATAATAGAAGAAACAGCAGTGGGAACATATGTGCGATCTGTTAAGGAGAGGATTTAG
- the gatA gene encoding Asp-tRNA(Asn)/Glu-tRNA(Gln) amidotransferase subunit GatA: MDLYKQPAHVLHDMLENKEITAVEMTKNFIARINSFDNKIGAYITKMSDTALKTAETVDADIANGKKINFLTGLPGAVKDNICTLGTKTTCASEMLKNFVPPYNASVMEKLNKEKAIILGKTNMDEFAMGGSTENSAFFTTHNPWNTEYVPGGSSGGSAAAVASGLAAWALGSDTGGSIRQPASFCGIVGMKPTYGRVSRYGLIAYASSLDQIGPLTRDVTDCANILNIISGYDEKDSTSIKKDIPDYTKSLVQNVKGLKIGIPKEFFIEGMNKEVYTAVKKAVSDLEAMGAEVRNISLPHTKYAIAAYYLIAPAEATTNLSRYDGVSYGARVPGEDIVAMMTNTRTAKFGDEVKRRIMIGNYALSAGYYDAYYLKALKIRTLVKEDYDKAFEKVDIIVAPNAPTPAYKIGSIINDPLQMYLQDICTVPLNLAGLPGISLPCGFSRDGLPIGMQIIGKPLDEETIIKTAYTYEQSNDFHKKFSGVE; this comes from the coding sequence GTGGATTTATATAAACAACCAGCACATGTTTTACATGATATGCTTGAAAATAAGGAAATAACAGCAGTTGAGATGACGAAGAATTTTATTGCCCGTATAAATAGTTTTGACAATAAAATAGGGGCATATATAACAAAGATGTCAGATACTGCACTTAAAACAGCTGAAACAGTTGATGCTGATATAGCTAATGGCAAGAAAATAAATTTTTTGACAGGACTGCCTGGAGCAGTTAAGGATAATATATGTACGTTAGGTACAAAAACAACTTGTGCATCTGAAATGCTTAAAAATTTCGTACCGCCTTATAATGCATCTGTTATGGAAAAATTAAACAAAGAAAAAGCCATAATATTAGGAAAGACAAACATGGATGAGTTTGCTATGGGTGGATCAACGGAAAATTCTGCCTTTTTTACTACGCATAATCCTTGGAATACTGAGTATGTACCTGGTGGATCAAGTGGCGGTTCAGCAGCAGCTGTGGCCAGTGGACTAGCTGCATGGGCCTTGGGCTCTGATACAGGCGGTTCTATAAGGCAGCCAGCATCTTTTTGTGGAATAGTAGGTATGAAACCAACTTATGGAAGAGTATCCCGTTATGGGTTGATAGCATATGCTTCTTCGCTTGATCAAATTGGGCCGCTTACGCGTGATGTAACAGACTGTGCTAATATTTTGAATATAATTTCAGGCTATGATGAAAAAGATTCTACCTCTATAAAAAAAGACATTCCTGATTATACAAAATCATTAGTACAAAATGTAAAAGGACTCAAAATTGGTATTCCAAAAGAATTTTTCATAGAAGGCATGAATAAAGAAGTTTATACAGCTGTAAAAAAAGCCGTTTCAGATTTAGAAGCGATGGGGGCAGAAGTAAGAAATATATCCCTGCCGCATACGAAATATGCCATTGCAGCATATTATCTTATTGCTCCAGCAGAAGCAACTACCAATTTATCACGTTATGATGGAGTTAGCTATGGAGCTCGTGTGCCAGGTGAGGATATTGTAGCAATGATGACCAATACACGTACTGCTAAGTTTGGCGATGAAGTAAAGCGACGTATAATGATTGGTAATTATGCCCTTAGTGCAGGATACTATGATGCGTACTATTTGAAGGCGTTAAAGATACGTACACTGGTTAAGGAGGATTATGATAAAGCTTTTGAAAAAGTGGATATTATTGTTGCACCTAATGCACCAACACCTGCTTATAAAATAGGATCTATAATAAATGATCCTCTGCAAATGTATTTACAAGACATATGTACTGTTCCTCTTAATCTGGCAGGACTTCCGGGGATTTCCTTGCCTTGTGGTTTTAGCAGGGATGGACTTCCTATAGGAATGCAGATTATTGGAAAACCACTTGACGAGGAAACTATAATAAAGACAGCTTATACTTATGAACAAAGCAATGATTTTCATAAGAAATTTTCGGGGGTGGAATAA
- the gatC gene encoding Asp-tRNA(Asn)/Glu-tRNA(Gln) amidotransferase subunit GatC, which translates to MKVTEKDVENVAVLSRLSVSADKMDKYINDLNNFLEYVDVIQKADTENVKPTAHVLPLQNVFRDDIVKPSLDREAALSNAPEKEDGYFKVPRIIE; encoded by the coding sequence GTGAAAGTTACTGAAAAAGATGTTGAAAATGTAGCTGTGTTATCAAGGCTCAGTGTTTCTGCTGATAAAATGGATAAATACATTAACGATCTCAATAATTTTCTTGAATATGTAGATGTGATTCAGAAAGCTGATACTGAAAATGTAAAACCCACAGCACATGTATTACCGCTCCAGAATGTATTTCGCGATGATATAGTAAAGCCATCATTGGATAGGGAAGCGGCTTTATCTAATGCTCCTGAAAAGGAAGACGGATATTTTAAGGTACCAAGAATTATTGAATAA